The nucleotide window GACTCTTGATGAACGCAATGTGGGCCAAGCCATGTGGCGAGGCACGCTCTGCCGTTGCCCGCACTGCGGCCAGGGCAAGATGTTCCGCGCCTATTTGAAGACGGTGGATCATTGTGAGGCCTGCGGTGAGGAACTCAGCCACCATCGGGCTGACGACTTCCCTCCCTACATAGCCATCACCATCGTCGGTCACATCATCATCTTCCTGATGCTGCACCTGGACATGACCTATCACGTCCAGCCCCTCACCTATGTGGTGACCATGGTGCCTCTGGCCATCGTGCTGCCGCTGGCCCTGCTGCCCTCGATCAAGGGTGCCATTGTCGGACTGCAATGGGCCAATCGCATGTACGGCTTCGGCACGGGACAGCGTGATTGAACGCAAACAGATAACATACCGAACCGAGACCCCTGGGCCGCTGGAGTTCTGTTGTTATCGACTTGACATCTGGGCGCAAATCCGTAGGTTGCGCGCAAATTCCGGCGCTGCCCCGCTGCAGCGCCTTTCGCTTTGTGAAGGACGTACCAAATGGCCAAGGCCGCCACCATCAAGATCAAGCTCGTCTCGACGGCCGACACCGGCTTTTTCTACGTGACCAAGAAGAATGCCCGCACTCAGACCGAAAAGCTGGCGTTCAAGAAGTACGACCCGGTCGTGCGCAAGCATGTTGAATTCAAGGAAGCCAAGATCAAGTAATCTGGCTTCACCTGCGAATTGAACAAACCCCCGCAACTGCTTGCGGGGGTTTTGTTTTGCGTCGCAAGCCGCTCTTGCGCCCGTTCCTTCATGGAAAGCCATGCCCCGCATAAGCGATGGGATCACCGCGTCTGGAGGTGAATGAGGCAAACTTGTTTCTCGCGGAGAAAGAGTGGCTGGTCCGGAGCGGCATGTCGAAGAGGCCACTCTGTCCGCGTCCGGACCAACCGCCCTACGGAACTCAGGAGTTGCGGCGGACCTGAGATGGGCCGTAGGGAGCCAATGGGGCTTGGGATATTTCCCAAGGCCGCCTAAGGAGGAACCTAGTCCCTACCTGCAAAAACGCCAAGCGAATCTAGCACCGCCACCCTGGCAACCATTTGTTAATTATAACAAATAACCCTAATAGCCCGGATTTTAGCGATTAGGCGGTGTGCGGAAACGTGGGCACCGGCTTTTCGCCGAAAACGCCGCGACAGCAAAAGGCATCACGCCGCGTCGAAAATCACCCGATTGCGGCCACCACGCTTGGCCCTGTAGAGCGCCACATCTGCACGCTTGATCAGGCTTTCCGGCGTATCGACCCGGCTTTCATTAAGGGCCACGCCGACCGAAACAGTAACCGATAGCGGCCGCGCCGGTCCCACTTCGAACTGTTTCTCTGCCATGGCCTGCCGCACCCGTTCGGCCACAGCCTCGGCCTGCCCAGTATCGGTATCGGGCATCAGCACCACAAACTCCTCGCCACCAAAACGGCAAGCCAGGTCCACGCCGCGAATATTGCGCTTGAGGCGCGCCGCAAACTCCCGCAGCACAGCGTCGCCTACGTCATGACCGTGATTGTCGTTCACGGCCTTGAAATGATCGATATCCAGGATCATCAGCGCCATATCGCGCTCCTGCTCCTGCGCCTTCCCCAACATCACATTGAGATGCCTGTCGAAATAGCGCCGATTGTAGAGCCCTGTCAGCTCATCGGTCACCGCCAGGGCCATGGTATTGTTGACGCTCTCGCGCAATTCCATCGCGTAACGATGGCGCCGGATCTGCGTCCGCACCCGCGCCTGCAACTCGTTGCGCTCCACCGGCCGGCTGATATAGTCATTGATGCCCAGATCAAGCGCCCGCACGACACGCGGCTTGTCGGCCGCGTCCGCCATCAGGATGATCGGCAGATTTCGGGAATGCTCCACGGTGCGAATTTGGGAGCTGACACGCAATGGATCGAAATCGTCCAGGCTCATGCTGATCAACGCCAGTTCATAACCGGCGCCCGCCACCTGAAAGACAGCGTCGGCGGGCTCGGTCAGAATGTCGACGCGGTGGTCGGCCAGATAGCCCTGGATGCGCTCGGCATGCCGCCGATCCGTATCGATAATCAGGACCGAACCACCGCTGGCCGAAATGCTGTCCATCGCCCGAAGCGCATCTTCGATGGCAATTTGCTGCCCGGTCAGTGCCCGGGCGCGCAGTTCATCGGTAAGAGACTTGAGCCGCACAAGACTTTTGACCCGGGCCATAAGCTGGGTATCGTCCACCGGCTTGGACAGAAAGTCGTCGGCGCCCGCTTCCAGCCCTTGCACACGATCCGATGTCTGGTCGAGCGCTGTGATCATCAACACCGGCAAATGATGCGTCTTGGGATTGGCCTTGAGGCGCCGGCACACCTCGAACCCGTCCATTTCCGGCATCATCACGTCGAGCAGGACGATATCGATGTCCTCGCTTTCGCAAATGGCCAGGGCCTGCGCACCGGAGCTGGCCGTCAGCACCTCATAATATTCCGCCGACAGGCGCGCCTCGAGCAGGCGAACATTTGTTGGAATGTCGTCAACGATCAGAACGCGCGCCGTCACTGCTACTACCCCGGAATCCATCGGCCCACCGGACGGTTTCCCGCCGGCGTCGAGCCCCTACCCGATCCGCAGCCCTGGTGAACCGCCGCTCAGGCCGGTCCAATGTAGTGGGCAATGGTTTCCAGAAAGTGAGACACCGAAATGGGTTTGGAAATATAACCCTCGCAGCCGCCCTGCAGAATCCGCTCCTCATCGCCCTTCATGGCAAAGGCGGTCACGGCAATGACTGGGATATGTGCCAATTGGTCATCGTCCTTGAGCCATTTGGTCACCACCAGGCCCGAGACTTCCGGCAATTGGATATCCATAAGGATCAGGTCGGGCATATGCGCACGCGCCAGGTCCAGCGCTTCCATGCCGTTGCGCGTCTGGATCACGGCGTAACCACGTGATTCCAGAAGATCGTTGAAGAGCTTCATGTTGAGCTCGTTATCTTCCACGATCATGACAGTCTTGGGCATTCTACCTCGCTTGGGCGCCGGTTGGCGCCCGGGCCGGAAAACTCTGTCCTGCCGCATGGCCGGGCTTCGCTTTCACTCGGATTCTGGGCTAGCATTCAAACTCTAACAATTCACCAAACGAGACCACCACGTGCCCGTTTCCGACCGCTCCGCGCCTGAATTGCCCGCCCTCGCCGATGCCTGTCTGGGCTTTCTCGCGGAGAATCCGGAAGAGCTCCTGGCCTTCATGCAATTTGCCGGCCTTACTCCCGACGCCTTGCGGTCCGCCGTTGGCACACAGCGCCTCCAGCACGGTCTCATCGACTATTTTGCAGCAAATGAAACGATTCTGCTCGCCCTATGCGCTAATTCCGGCACGACGCCGGAGCAATTCATGCGCATCTGGCATCGCCTGAACAAAGTGGAATAGCACCGCGATGGCCTGGCTCTGCAGGGATTGCCTGAATTCGGGCGCGGCCATTGCCGCGCCCCGCCGGTGCCCGTCCTGCGGCTCACCGCGCCTCAGAAGTCACGATGAACTCTTTGCACTCTCCGTCGCCCATGTCGATTGCGACGCCTTCTACGCCTCGGTCGAGAAGCGGGACGACCCCTCTCTCCGCGACAAGCCGCTGATCATCGGCGGTGGCCAACGTGGTGTCGTCTCGACCTGCTGTTACATAGCCAGGCAGTCCGGCGTGCGCTCGGCCATGCCCATGTTCAAAGCCCGCGAACTTTGTCCAGACGCGGTCATCATCAAGCCCGACATGGCCAAATATGTCGAGGTCAGCCGCCAGATCCGGACCTATATGGAGGCCCTGACGCCGCTGGTCGAACCCATCTCCATCGATGAAGCCTTTCTCGACATGACTGGCACTGAGCGGGTGCACAAGGCCCCGCCTGCCCTGAGCCTGGCGCGCTTTGCCCACACCATTGAGCAAGAAATCGGCGTCACCATTTCAGTTGGCCTGTCGCACAATAAATTCCTCGCCAAGGTCGCGTCCGACCTGGACAAGCCCCGCGGCTTTGCGGTCATCGGTGCAGCCGAAACGCGGGAATTCCTCGCGCCCAAGCCCATCAACCTGATCTTTGGTGTCGGCAAGGTCTTCTGCGAAACGCTCAAAAAGGACGGCTATCACACAATCGGACAACTGCAGCAGGAAGACCCGAACCGTCTCATGCGGCTCTACGGCGAATCGGGCGCGCGCCTCGCCCGGCTTGCGCAGGGGCAGGATGCCCGCCGCGTGTCCAGCGATGGCGAGATGAAAACCGTCTCCTCCGAAACGACCTTCTCGCGCGATCTGGCCTCGGCCGATGAGCTCTCCACCGAACTTCTGAAATGCTCCGAGCGCCTGTCCGAACGGCTCAAGGCCAAGGGCCTGGTGGGAGATACGGTCAC belongs to Devosia sp. XK-2 and includes:
- a CDS encoding response regulator; its protein translation is MPKTVMIVEDNELNMKLFNDLLESRGYAVIQTRNGMEALDLARAHMPDLILMDIQLPEVSGLVVTKWLKDDDQLAHIPVIAVTAFAMKGDEERILQGGCEGYISKPISVSHFLETIAHYIGPA
- a CDS encoding PleD family two-component system response regulator; translated protein: MTARVLIVDDIPTNVRLLEARLSAEYYEVLTASSGAQALAICESEDIDIVLLDVMMPEMDGFEVCRRLKANPKTHHLPVLMITALDQTSDRVQGLEAGADDFLSKPVDDTQLMARVKSLVRLKSLTDELRARALTGQQIAIEDALRAMDSISASGGSVLIIDTDRRHAERIQGYLADHRVDILTEPADAVFQVAGAGYELALISMSLDDFDPLRVSSQIRTVEHSRNLPIILMADAADKPRVVRALDLGINDYISRPVERNELQARVRTQIRRHRYAMELRESVNNTMALAVTDELTGLYNRRYFDRHLNVMLGKAQEQERDMALMILDIDHFKAVNDNHGHDVGDAVLREFAARLKRNIRGVDLACRFGGEEFVVLMPDTDTGQAEAVAERVRQAMAEKQFEVGPARPLSVTVSVGVALNESRVDTPESLIKRADVALYRAKRGGRNRVIFDAA
- the rpmG gene encoding 50S ribosomal protein L33 — protein: MAKAATIKIKLVSTADTGFFYVTKKNARTQTEKLAFKKYDPVVRKHVEFKEAKIK
- a CDS encoding DUF983 domain-containing protein; this encodes MTDQTRTLDERNVGQAMWRGTLCRCPHCGQGKMFRAYLKTVDHCEACGEELSHHRADDFPPYIAITIVGHIIIFLMLHLDMTYHVQPLTYVVTMVPLAIVLPLALLPSIKGAIVGLQWANRMYGFGTGQRD
- a CDS encoding DNA polymerase IV gives rise to the protein MAWLCRDCLNSGAAIAAPRRCPSCGSPRLRSHDELFALSVAHVDCDAFYASVEKRDDPSLRDKPLIIGGGQRGVVSTCCYIARQSGVRSAMPMFKARELCPDAVIIKPDMAKYVEVSRQIRTYMEALTPLVEPISIDEAFLDMTGTERVHKAPPALSLARFAHTIEQEIGVTISVGLSHNKFLAKVASDLDKPRGFAVIGAAETREFLAPKPINLIFGVGKVFCETLKKDGYHTIGQLQQEDPNRLMRLYGESGARLARLAQGQDARRVSSDGEMKTVSSETTFSRDLASADELSTELLKCSERLSERLKAKGLVGDTVTIKLKTAGFKLRTRARHLMMPTQLANVLYETGMHLLAREIDGTPFRLIGIGVSGLESAGGPDPVDLLEPQVARKAAAERAMDKVRTRFGRTAVMRGKLYTNRPETSSGPASEEEADDLEGKTR
- a CDS encoding DUF3572 family protein; this translates as MPVSDRSAPELPALADACLGFLAENPEELLAFMQFAGLTPDALRSAVGTQRLQHGLIDYFAANETILLALCANSGTTPEQFMRIWHRLNKVE